In a genomic window of Glycine max cultivar Williams 82 chromosome 13, Glycine_max_v4.0, whole genome shotgun sequence:
- the LOC100305430 gene encoding receptor-like protein kinase, which yields MENNSLAQALFGNGASQLKLNWPTRHKICIGIARGLAFLHEESTLKIVHRDIKATNVLLDKDLNPKISDFGLAKLDEEDNTHISTRVAGTYGYMAPEYAMHGYLTDKADVYSFGVVALEIVSGKSNTIHRSKQEALHLLDWAHLLKEKGNLMELVDRRLGSDFNENEVMMMIKVALLCTNTTSNLRPTMSSVLSMLEGKTMIPEFVSDPSEIMDEMKLEAMRQHYFQKENERSETQEQNHSLSIEGPWTASSSSAADLYPVHVDSSYWEKRN from the exons ATGGAAAACAATAGCCTTGCACAAGCTTTATTTG GTAACGGAGCAtctcaattaaaattgaattggcCAACAAGGCACAAGATCTGCATTGGTATTGCTAGAGGTTTGGCTTTCTTACATGAAGAATCAACATTAAAAATTGTTCACAGGGACATTAAGGCCACCAATGTGTTACTGGACAAAGACTTAAACCCAAAAATATCTGATTTTGGTCTAGCCAAGCTCGATGAGGAGGACAATACTCACATAAGCACAAGAGTAGCTGGGACTTA TGGATATATGGCTCCAGAATATGCAATGCATGGTTATTTGACAGACAAAGCTGATGTCTATAGTTTTGGAGTTGTTGCCTTGGAAATTGTATCTGGAAAGAGCAATACCATCCACCGATCCAAGCAAGAAGCATTGCATCTTCTAGATTGG GCACATTTATTGAAAGAGAAGGGTAACCTAATGGAGCTAGTTGATAGAAGGTTAGGTTCAGATTTCAATGAAAATGAGGTAATGATGATGATCAAAGTGGCGCTCCTATGCACCAATACCACTTCAAACCTTAGGCCCACCATGTCATCGGTGCTTAGTATGCTAGAAGGAAAAACTATGATTCCAGAATTTGTTTCAGATCCATCTGAGATAATGGATGAAATGAAGTTAGAGGCAATGCGACAACATtactttcaaaaagaaaatgagagaagtGAGACACAAGAGCAAAATCATAGTTTATCAATTGAGGGGCCTTGGACGGCCTCATCTTCATCGGCTGCAGATCTATATCCTGTCCACGTTGATTCTTCCTATTGGGAGAAAAGAAATTAG
- the LOC100790611 gene encoding protein TIC 20-IV, chloroplastic, which translates to MAPQLALTHSSLLYVSPSSASLGFRRNKVLIPQRCTITNEKKNHAITAFAANSLGKSSIQLTPVSTSLFTDKEANLSLRLPISQRFNSKICGQAFKYHASGFRIPANAEKPEWWWRTLSCIPYLIALQMSSTGYYLDPFIQKFPFFQNLIFYIPGGVNRLPIWFPMLYCYVAIVWVVKNKDLPLIFRFHVMMGMLLELALQIVYTSSNFMPLIHFPGGTLGMYYWTGVALAYIFTMIMCIRSALLGRFVRIPLVSESAFIHSLFSLGGFQRPF; encoded by the exons ATGGCACCTCAATTGGCACTAACCCACTCTTCTCTTCTCTATGTTTCTCCCTCTTCTGCTTCTCTCGGTTTCAGAAG gaataaaGTTTTGATTCCACAAAGATGCACTATAACCaacgagaaaaaaaatcatgccaTCACAGCGTTTGCAGCCAACTCTCTCG GAAAATCATCTATCCAACTCACTCCTGTTTCAACTTCACTATTTACCGATAAAGAAGCTAACCTCTCACTCAGACTTCCTATTTCTCAAAGATTCAATTCTAAGATCTGTGGACAAGCATTTAAATATCATGCGTCTGGTTTCCGAATCCCTGCAAATGCTGAGAAGCCAGAATGGTGGTGGAGGACTTTATCCTGTATTCCCTATCTAATAGCATTGCAGATGTCATCAACTGGATATTATCTAGATCCTTTCATTCaaaaatttcctttctttcagaatttgattttttatatccCAGGAGGTGTCAACCGATTACCAATCTGGTTCCCTATGTTATATTGCTATGTGGCTATTGTATGGGTGGTAAAAAACAAGGACTTGCCCCTTATCTTCAGATTCCATGTAATGATGGGAATGCTGTTGGAACTTGCTCTGCAGATAGTGTATACTTCAAGCAATTTCATGCCACTCATACACTTCCCAGGGGGAACATTGGGGATGTATTACTGGACTGGTGTGGCATTGGCATATATTTTTACAATGATAATGTGCATAAGGTCGGCCCTTCTCGGTAGATTTGTGAGAATCCCTCTTGTTAGTGAATCAGCCTTCATTCATTCTCTATTCAGTTTAGGAGGATTCCAACGGCCATTTTAG
- the LOC100791136 gene encoding probable leucine-rich repeat receptor-like serine/threonine-protein kinase At3g14840, whose product MPISMKTIISSQFVLLSLLPICFTWLAFGANKLPQNEVDALKEIAKTLGKENWDFSVNPCYSWNLSKDNMVSCNCDISNDSFCHVMKIALKSQNLRGNLPPQLIELPYLQEIELSRNYLSGTIPRQWGSSNLQKISLLGNRITGPIPKELGKLTNLTRLILEFNQLSGKLPSELGNLVLIKQLHLSSNNFTGPLPATLARLTTMDEFRINDNQFSGNIPDFIGSWKSLDQLHMQGSGLSGPIPSGISLLNLTDLRISDLNGPDSTFPRLENMTYLKYLILRSCNINDTFPQYLVRLSRLQILDLSYNKLNGPVPKNLQEVALASYIYLTGNFLTGLVPEWTSANNKNLDLSYNNFSVEDRESKICYQKTANLFGSFSRTNLGPVSCENSTRTCTKNVQSLYINCGGKQVVVGGITYDEDMDSAGPAVYKQSRNNWAFSNTGQFMDNNTLAIQGKLPAYTTENETRLYMTDAELYKNARISPMSLTYYGFCLENGDYTVKLHFAEIMFTADSTYSCLGRRLFDVYIQGRRVLKDFNIANEAQGVGKELIKEFPAHVSTNDLEIRFYWAGKGTTNIPYKSVYGPLISAISVKYAQYDSTGDMSAGVIVAIVAALVIVVILIVLGILWWMGFIGDCCWNASVEGLLSTSNFLPHFGRKKHLLMKELRDLDLQTGVFTLHQIKVATNNFDISNKIGEGGFGPVYKGILSNSKPIAVKQLSPKSEQGTREFINEIGMISALQHPNLVKLYGCCVEGDQLLLVYEYMENNSLAHALFDSGDRHLKLSWPTRKKICVGIARGLAFMHEESRLKVVHRDLKTSNVLLDEDLNPKISDFGLARLREGDNTHISTRIAGTWGYMAPEYAMHGYLTEKADVYSFGVITIEIVSGKRNTIHQSKEEAFYLLDWARLLKDRGSIMELVDPRLGIDFNEEEVMLMVKVALLCTNVTSTLRPSMSTVLNMLEGRTVVPEFVALSSEVLDEMKLGIMREFYSQMEENNTSEARSLSLTMDVPWTCSSSSAVDLNPAHLDASCWEKKKLRESV is encoded by the exons ATGCCAATCAGCATGAAGACcatcatttcctctcaatttgtcCTCCTTTCACTCCTTCCAATTTGCTTCACATGGCTTGCTTTTGGAGCCAACAAACTGCCACAAAATGAGG TGGATGCGCTGAAGGAGATAGCTAAAACACTTGGTAAGGAGAATTGGGACTTCAGTGTAAATCCATGCTACAGCTGGAATCTTTCCAAAGACAATATGGTTTCTTGCAATTGCGATATTTCTAATGACAGTTTCTGCCATGTCATGAAAAT AGCTCTGAAATCACAAAATCTTCGAGGCAATCTTCCCCCACAACTGATCGAATTACCTTATCTCCAAGAGAT TGAACTCAGCCGTAACTACCTTAGTGGTACAATTCCTAGACAATGGGGCTCCTCCAACCTTCAAAAAAT TTCTCTTCTTGGAAACCGAATAACTGGCCCAATCCCAAAAGAGCTGGGAAAACTCACCAATCTTACACGCTT GATCCTTGAGTTCAATCAACTCTCTGGAAAGCTTCCTTCAGAACTTGGGAATCTTGTCCTCATTAAACAACT ACATCTAAGCTCCAATAACTTCACTGGTCCATTGCCAGCAACTCTTGCGAGGCTTACTACAATGGATGAATT TCGAATTAATGACAACCAGTTTTCTGGCAACATACCTGATTTTATTGGAAGTTGGAAAAGTCTTGATCAACT ACATATGCAAGGGAGTGGTTTAAGTGGACCAATTCCTTCGGGAATTTCACTTCTAAACTTAACTGATTT GAGGATTAGTGACTTAAATGGACCTGATTCAACTTTTCCACGACTAGAAAATATGACATATCTGAAATATTT GATATTAAGGAGTTGCAATATCAATGACACATTTCCTCAGTATCTTGTAAGGCTATCACGTTTGCAAATTTT AGACCTCAGCTATAACAAATTAAATGGACCAGTCCCGAAAAACCTTCAAGAAGTAGCATTAGCAAGCTACAT ATATTTAACTGGAAACTTCCTCACTGGACTGGTACCTGAGTGGACAAGTgccaataataaaaattt AGATCTTTCATATAACAACTTCAGTGTTGAAGACCGAGAGTCAAAGATATGTTACCAGAAAACTGC GAACTTGTTTGGAAGCTTTTCAAGGACTAACTT AGGACCAGTTTCTTGTGAGAACAGCACTAGAACCTGTACTAAGA ATGTTCAATCTCTATATATAAATTGTGGTGGAAAGCAGGTTGTTGTTGGAGGTATAACATATGATGAAGATATGGATTCAGCTGGACCAGCAGTGTATAAACAGAGTAGAAACAACTGGGCATTTAGCAACACAGGTCAATTCATGGACAATAATACTTTAGCTATACAAGGAAAGCTTCCCGCCTATACCACAGAAAATGAAACCAGGCTTTATATGACGGATGCCGAATTATATAAGAATGCGCGTATTTCCCCCATGTCTTTGACTTATTATGGATTTTGCTTGGAAAATGGAGACTACACAGTAAAGCTTCACTTTGCTGAGATAATGTTTACAGCTGATAGCACATATAGCTGCTTAGGGAGGCGTCTATTTGATGTATATATTCAG GGAAGGCGAGTACTGAAGGATTTCAACATTGCTAATGAAGCACAAGGAGTTGGAAAGGAACTCATAAAAGAATTTCCTGCTCATGTGAGTACTAATGACTTAGAGATCCGCTTCTATTGGGCAGGCAAAGGGACAACAAATATCCCGTATAAATCAGTATATGGTCCTCTTATATCCGCTATTTCTGTCAAGTATGCTCAGTATG ACTCTACAGGTGACATGTCTGCAGGAGTTATTGTTGCAATTGTAGCTGCATTAGTGATTGTTGtcatcttgattgttcttggcATACTTTGGTGGATGGGTTTCATTGGTGATTGTTGTTGGAATGCTTCGGTGGAAGGGTTATTGTCAACGTCAAACTTCCTGCCTCATTTTGGTCGAAAGAAACATTTATTAATGAAAG AGCTCAGAGATCTAGATCTACAAACTGGTGTATTTACCTTACATCAAATCAAAGTTGCAACAAATAACTTTGATATTTCCAATAAGATTGGAGAAGGAGGCTTTGGTCCTGTTTATAAG GGCATTCTGTCAAACAGCAAACCAATAGCAGTCAAACAACTATCACCTAAATCAGAGCAAGGAACCCGTGAGTTTATAAATGAGATAGGCATGATCTCTGCTTTGCAACACCCTAATCTTGTTAAACTTTATGGCTGTTGTGTTGAGGGAGATCAATTGTTGCTAGTATACGAATATATGGAAAACAATAGCCTTGCACATGCGTTATTTG ACTCAGGAGATAGACATTTGAAATTGAGTTGGCCAACAAGGAAGAAGATTTGTGTTGGTATTGCTAGAGGTTTAGCTTTCATGCATGAAGAATCAAGACTAAAAGTTGTTCACAGGGATTTAAAGACCTCTAATGTGTTGCTTGATGAAGACCTAAACCCAAAGATATCTGATTTTGGTTTGGCCAGGCTTCGTGAGGGAGACAATACTCACATAAGCACCAGAATTGCAGGGACTTG GGGATATATGGCTCCTGAGTATGCAATGCATGGTTATCTGACCGAAAAGGCAGATGTTTATAGTTTTGGGGTTATTACCATAGAAATTGTAAGTGGAAAAAGAAACACTATTCACCAATCAAAGGAGGAAGCATTTTATCTTCTTGATTGG GCACGTTTGTTGAAAGACAGAGGTAGCATAATGGAGCTAGTTGATCCAAGGTTGGGTATAGATTTCAATGAAGAGGAGGTAATGTTGATGGTCAAAGTGGCTCTCCTATGCACCAATGTCACTTCAACCCTTAGGCCCTCCATGTCTACTGTGCTAAACATGCTTGAGGGCAGAACGGTAGTTCCAGAATTTGTTGCACTGTCAAGTGAGGTATTGGATGAGATGAAGTTGGGGATAATGAGAGAGTTTTACAGtcaaatggaagaaaataaCACAAGTGAGGCACGAAGTTTGAGCTTGACAATGGATGTTCCATGGACTtgttcatcttcatcagctgtAGATCTCAATCCGGCTCACCTTGATGCTTCCTGTtgggagaaaaagaaattaagagagTCTGTATGA